Proteins co-encoded in one Rhodococcus sp. PAMC28707 genomic window:
- the leuD gene encoding 3-isopropylmalate dehydratase small subunit, with amino-acid sequence MEAFIRHQGIGVPLRRSNVDTDQIIPAEYLKRVTRTGFEDGLFAAWRNDPEFILNVSPYDRGSVLVAGPDFGTGSSREHAVWALSDFGFRVVIASRFADIFRGNAGKAGLLAAEVEQSDVELIWKVLEEQPGLEILVDLESKTITAGTLVVRFAIDDYTRWRLLEGLDDIGLTLRQVEAISEYEKSRPSWKPATLPARIEEPLEG; translated from the coding sequence ATGGAAGCCTTTATCCGCCACCAAGGAATCGGCGTGCCTCTGCGCCGTTCGAACGTCGACACCGACCAGATCATTCCAGCGGAGTACCTGAAGCGGGTGACGCGCACCGGTTTCGAAGACGGACTCTTCGCTGCATGGCGTAACGACCCGGAATTCATTCTCAATGTGAGCCCTTACGACCGAGGTTCGGTCCTCGTTGCCGGCCCCGACTTCGGAACTGGATCTTCCCGCGAGCATGCAGTGTGGGCGCTATCGGACTTCGGATTTCGGGTCGTCATCGCATCTCGTTTCGCCGACATCTTTCGTGGGAACGCTGGAAAGGCTGGGCTTCTCGCGGCAGAAGTCGAGCAGAGCGACGTGGAATTGATCTGGAAAGTTCTCGAGGAACAGCCCGGTCTGGAAATTCTTGTCGATCTCGAATCGAAGACCATAACGGCCGGAACCTTGGTGGTGCGCTTTGCCATTGACGACTACACGCGATGGCGTCTGCTGGAAGGTCTGGATGACATCGGACTGACATTACGCCAGGTAGAGGCTATCTCCGAGTACGAAAAGTCAAGGCCTTCATGGAAACCTGCGACGCTTCCGGCCCGTATCGAAGAACCTTTGGAAGGGTGA
- the leuC gene encoding 3-isopropylmalate dehydratase large subunit produces the protein MAGTARTLAEKVWDQHVVVRGGGEGGSREPDLIFIDLHLVHEVTSPQAFDGLRLADRPLRRPDLTIATEDHNVPTADIFAPIADLVSRTQVDTLRRNCEEFGVRLYPMGDLDQGIVHIIGPQLGLTQPGMTVVCGDSHTSTHGAFGAIAMGIGTSEVEHVMATQTLSLRPFKTMAITVDGELAPGVTSKDLILAVIAKIGTGGGQGYILEYRGEAIRKLSMEARMTICNMSIEAGARAGMIAPDEITYEYIKGRPHAPQGSDWDAAVSAWEELATDADAVFDNEVHIDASSLTPFVTWGTNPGQGAPLADRVPNPADMTDEGEKLSAEKALAYMGLEAGTPLREVSIDTVFVGSCTNGRIEDLRAVAGVLEGRTVAKGVRMLVVPGSMRVRAQAEKEGLGDIFTAAGAEWRQAGCSMCLGMNPDQLAVGERSASTSNRNFEGRQGKGSRTHLVSPLVAAATAVRGTLSSPADLD, from the coding sequence ATGGCCGGCACAGCACGCACTCTGGCAGAGAAGGTATGGGATCAGCACGTCGTCGTTCGAGGCGGCGGCGAAGGGGGCTCGCGGGAGCCCGATCTCATCTTCATCGATCTCCACCTCGTTCACGAGGTGACGAGTCCGCAAGCGTTCGACGGTCTTCGCCTGGCCGATCGGCCGCTGCGTCGACCGGATCTCACCATTGCAACCGAGGATCACAACGTCCCGACGGCCGATATTTTTGCGCCGATCGCGGATCTCGTCTCACGTACCCAGGTCGACACTCTTCGTAGGAACTGTGAAGAATTCGGAGTTCGCCTGTACCCCATGGGCGATCTCGATCAAGGAATCGTGCACATCATCGGACCTCAACTCGGTCTGACGCAGCCGGGTATGACAGTTGTCTGCGGAGACAGTCATACCTCTACCCACGGTGCATTCGGGGCGATCGCGATGGGAATCGGAACCAGCGAGGTCGAGCATGTGATGGCCACGCAGACTCTGTCGCTGAGGCCGTTCAAGACGATGGCGATAACCGTGGACGGTGAATTGGCGCCCGGGGTGACGAGTAAGGATTTGATTCTGGCCGTCATCGCCAAGATCGGGACGGGTGGCGGGCAGGGGTACATACTCGAGTACCGCGGCGAAGCCATTCGAAAGCTTTCGATGGAAGCTCGAATGACCATCTGCAACATGTCGATCGAGGCAGGTGCGCGTGCCGGGATGATCGCACCCGACGAGATCACGTACGAGTACATCAAAGGCCGGCCGCATGCCCCGCAGGGAAGCGACTGGGACGCCGCTGTTTCGGCGTGGGAGGAACTCGCAACGGACGCGGACGCAGTCTTCGACAACGAAGTCCACATCGATGCTTCCAGTCTCACTCCGTTCGTCACGTGGGGTACGAACCCCGGTCAGGGTGCGCCACTGGCAGATCGGGTGCCGAACCCGGCCGATATGACCGACGAGGGAGAAAAGCTCTCGGCCGAGAAGGCGTTGGCGTACATGGGTCTCGAAGCAGGGACGCCACTTCGGGAGGTGTCGATCGACACAGTGTTCGTCGGTTCGTGCACGAACGGACGAATCGAAGATCTGCGTGCCGTCGCGGGAGTCCTGGAAGGGCGGACGGTGGCGAAGGGGGTGCGCATGCTCGTGGTGCCCGGATCGATGCGGGTGCGCGCCCAGGCCGAAAAGGAAGGTCTCGGCGACATCTTCACTGCCGCAGGAGCCGAGTGGCGCCAAGCGGGATGCTCGATGTGCCTGGGAATGAACCCCGATCAATTGGCTGTAGGGGAGCGATCGGCGTCGACATCCAATCGAAATTTCGAGGGTCGGCAAGGCAAAGGCAGCCGTACGCACCTTGTCTCGCCATTGGTCGCGGCTGCCACCGCGGTCCGAGGGACGCTGTCGTCTCCGGCCGATCTTGATTAG
- a CDS encoding IclR family transcriptional regulator encodes MRQHSGIGVLDKAMGVLHAVAAEPCTLSDLCIRTGLPRATAHRLAVGLEVHRLLARDAHGLFRPGPGLAELAATATDALLDAAASVLPRLREITGESVQIYRREGTVRVCVASMEPPTGLRDTVLVGARLPMSAGSGAKVLLAWADQQTQRTVLPDAEFGERVLIEVRRRGWAQSAGEREPGVASVAAPVRDAAGNVIAAVSVSGPIDRIGRRPGARWAADLLAAAEAIHKRL; translated from the coding sequence ATGAGACAGCATAGCGGCATCGGCGTTCTGGACAAAGCAATGGGGGTTCTCCATGCGGTTGCCGCGGAACCCTGCACGCTCAGTGATCTCTGCATAAGAACCGGACTCCCCCGCGCCACCGCACATCGCCTGGCCGTCGGTCTCGAAGTCCACAGGCTCCTCGCGCGTGACGCGCACGGGCTCTTCCGGCCCGGGCCGGGCCTGGCCGAACTTGCGGCCACTGCCACCGATGCATTGCTCGACGCAGCAGCATCCGTCCTTCCGCGGTTGCGCGAGATCACGGGCGAAAGCGTGCAAATCTACCGGCGCGAGGGCACCGTACGGGTTTGCGTCGCCTCGATGGAACCGCCGACAGGTCTGCGCGATACGGTTCTCGTCGGTGCCCGCCTTCCCATGTCAGCAGGCTCCGGCGCGAAAGTTCTACTCGCTTGGGCCGATCAACAGACCCAACGCACCGTTCTGCCGGATGCAGAATTCGGGGAACGTGTGCTGATCGAAGTCCGCAGGCGGGGTTGGGCTCAGAGTGCCGGGGAACGTGAGCCAGGAGTCGCCAGCGTCGCAGCTCCGGTTCGAGATGCGGCAGGAAATGTCATCGCCGCTGTATCGGTCTCAGGACCCATCGACCGAATCGGCCGTCGACCCGGCGCGCGTTGGGCCGCA